One segment of Nostoc piscinale CENA21 DNA contains the following:
- the trpC gene encoding indole-3-glycerol phosphate synthase TrpC, with translation MIYPMTTVNPHLQPMLREIVWQKKQEVAQIQQHMSLASLQRQLTAAPTIRDFLTALQQNPYKPSLIAEIQKASPGYGMIRADFDAIAIAKAYERAGAACISVFTERTFFQGSFESLRMIRHKVSVPLLCKEFIIDPCQIYLARAAGADAVLLIAAILTDRQLQDFQRIIHYLGMSALIEVHTLAELDRVLQLDDVRLIGINNQSLVDFTVDISTTQRLLAARRSQIHNLGAIVVSESGLYTHADLSLMAAAGTNAVLIGESLIKETDIEQAVRRLLNIDSSTFQ, from the coding sequence ATGATTTACCCGATGACTACTGTGAATCCTCATCTCCAACCTATGTTAAGAGAAATTGTGTGGCAAAAAAAGCAAGAAGTTGCACAGATTCAACAACACATGTCTTTAGCTTCTTTGCAACGTCAGTTAACAGCTGCACCCACCATCAGAGATTTCTTAACCGCCTTACAACAAAATCCTTATAAACCTAGTTTAATTGCAGAAATTCAAAAAGCATCTCCTGGTTATGGGATGATTCGTGCAGACTTTGATGCTATTGCGATCGCCAAAGCTTACGAACGTGCTGGTGCAGCTTGCATTTCTGTCTTCACCGAACGAACATTTTTTCAAGGTAGTTTTGAAAGTTTGCGGATGATTCGCCACAAAGTATCAGTACCACTGCTTTGTAAAGAGTTTATTATTGATCCCTGCCAAATTTATTTAGCACGAGCCGCAGGAGCAGATGCAGTTCTACTGATAGCCGCAATTCTCACAGATAGACAACTGCAAGATTTTCAACGCATCATTCATTATCTGGGGATGAGTGCCTTAATAGAAGTACATACTTTAGCTGAACTGGATCGAGTATTGCAGCTAGATGATGTCCGCTTGATTGGAATTAACAACCAAAGTTTAGTAGACTTTACCGTCGATATCAGCACAACTCAAAGACTACTAGCCGCTAGGCGATCGCAAATTCACAACTTGGGTGCGATCGTCGTCAGTGAATCGGGACTTTACACCCACGCTGATTTATCTCTGATGGCAGCAGCTGGTACCAACGCCGTTTTAATCGGCGAATCTTTAATCAAAGAAACAGATATAGAACAAGCTGTTCGCCGTTTACTTAACATCGATTCTTCAACGTTCCAATAA
- a CDS encoding CPP1-like family protein, with translation MSDQNPYDKLGVSEDASFDEIQDARNRLLEQHSGDAKALELIEASYDAILMDRLRMRQEGKIKVPERIRFPELRVQFPPKEVSTPREQSPAWLQRLLDQPTTADVLLPGAWYLGLSAIGIFYPTSGDQVLQLALVVGVGISVYFLNRKEGKFGRAVLLTLIGLILGLIIGGLIASGLPQISLVRLNPEQFSTVFTFILLWLISSFLR, from the coding sequence ATGAGCGATCAAAATCCCTACGACAAACTTGGGGTGTCCGAAGATGCTAGCTTTGATGAGATTCAGGATGCTCGCAATCGCCTATTGGAGCAACACAGTGGCGATGCAAAGGCTCTGGAACTCATTGAAGCGTCTTATGATGCGATTTTAATGGATCGGTTACGGATGCGCCAGGAAGGCAAAATCAAAGTACCTGAACGAATCCGGTTCCCAGAACTACGAGTCCAATTTCCTCCTAAAGAAGTTTCAACTCCTCGTGAACAGTCGCCTGCATGGCTACAGAGGCTATTAGACCAGCCAACAACCGCAGATGTACTGTTACCAGGTGCTTGGTATTTAGGTTTGAGTGCTATTGGTATTTTCTATCCCACCTCTGGTGATCAAGTTTTACAGTTGGCGTTGGTGGTTGGGGTAGGTATTAGTGTTTACTTTCTCAATCGTAAAGAAGGTAAGTTCGGTAGAGCCGTTTTATTAACGCTGATTGGTCTAATTTTAGGCTTGATTATTGGCGGATTGATTGCAAGCGGTTTACCACAAATCAGTTTGGTGAGACTGAATCCTGAGCAATTTTCTACAGTGTTCACGTTTATATTATTGTGGTTAATTAGTAGCTTTCTGCGGTAA
- a CDS encoding HAD family hydrolase: MLRLFTDFDGPIVDVSERYYRVYQYCLQKTQRPGQAVRQLSKAEFWQQKRARIPEKQIALNSGLDEAQAQEFSQLRRKTVHTEPYFDYDTLMPGAVEALEKIQAAGIDLAVMTMRRVWELDFAFQKFDLGRFFPENRRYCLSNDYVKTRDIDDKPLLMAKALKEISSVSDTWMVGDTEADITAAKTHNIKVMAVESGIRDRAQLELYRPDLIVPNLSSAVALILEKSTLTVR; encoded by the coding sequence ATGCTAAGACTATTTACCGACTTCGACGGCCCCATTGTTGATGTTTCTGAACGGTACTATCGTGTTTATCAATATTGTTTGCAAAAAACCCAACGTCCAGGTCAAGCAGTACGACAATTAAGTAAAGCTGAATTTTGGCAACAAAAGCGAGCTAGAATTCCCGAAAAACAAATTGCGTTAAATTCTGGACTTGATGAAGCACAAGCACAAGAATTTTCACAACTGCGGCGGAAAACAGTACATACAGAACCTTATTTTGACTATGACACCTTAATGCCAGGTGCTGTAGAAGCATTAGAAAAAATTCAAGCCGCCGGAATTGACTTAGCAGTCATGACCATGCGGCGAGTTTGGGAATTAGACTTTGCCTTTCAAAAATTTGATTTAGGGAGATTTTTTCCCGAAAATCGCCGTTATTGTCTGAGCAACGACTATGTTAAGACCCGTGACATTGACGATAAGCCATTGTTAATGGCCAAAGCCTTAAAAGAAATATCTTCCGTTAGCGATACATGGATGGTGGGAGACACAGAAGCCGATATCACTGCTGCTAAAACCCATAATATTAAAGTCATGGCTGTAGAATCCGGTATCCGCGATCGCGCTCAACTAGAACTATACCGCCCCGATTTGATTGTTCCTAATTTAAGTTCAGCCGTAGCTCTCATCTTAGAAAAGAGTACTCTAACAGTCCGATAA
- a CDS encoding HetP family heterocyst commitment protein, which translates to MYQLDNLQKAKPINTEQVEQIIKAIIAGKYSWACVLMLRFSGYNPIDYIPYRTYIRLLKNNYLLHGGKPNASQDSKHKIGVLT; encoded by the coding sequence ATGTATCAACTAGATAACCTACAAAAAGCTAAACCCATTAATACAGAACAAGTCGAACAAATTATTAAAGCAATTATTGCAGGTAAATACTCCTGGGCATGTGTTTTAATGCTGAGATTTTCTGGTTATAACCCCATAGACTACATTCCTTACCGCACTTATATTCGTCTCCTCAAAAATAACTACTTACTCCACGGTGGAAAGCCCAACGCATCTCAAGATTCTAAACATAAAATAGGTGTCTTGACCTAA